Proteins co-encoded in one Lynx canadensis isolate LIC74 chromosome C1, mLynCan4.pri.v2, whole genome shotgun sequence genomic window:
- the TMEM185B gene encoding transmembrane protein 185B, with protein MNPRGLFQDFNPSKFLIYACLLLFSVLLPLRLDGVIQWSYWAVFAPIWLWKLLVIAGASVGAGVWARNPRYRTEGEACVEFKAMLIAVAIHLLLLMFEVLVCDRVERGTHFWLLVFMPLFFVSPVSVAACVWGFRHDRSLELEILCSVNILQFIFIALRLDRIIHWPWLVVFVPLWILMSFLCLVVLYYIVWSLLFLRSLDVVAEQRRTHVTMAISWITIVVPLLTFEVLLVHRLDGHNTFSYISIFVPLWLSLITLMATTFRRKGGNHWWFGIRRDFCQFLLEIFPFLREYGNISYDLHHEDSEEAEETSVPDAPKIAPMFGKKARVVITQSPGKYIPPPPKLNIDMPD; from the coding sequence ATGAACCCTAGGGGCCTGTTCCAGGACTTCAACCCGAGTAAGTTCCTCATCTACGCCTGCCTGCTGCTCTTCTCCGTGCTGCTGCCCCTCCGCCTGGACGGCGTCATCCAGTGGAGCTACTGGGCGGTCTTCGCCCCCATATGGCTGTGGAAGCTCCTGGTCATCGCCGGCGCCTCAGTGGGCGCAGGCGTTTGGGCCCGCAACCCTCGATACCGCACGGAGGGGGAGGCCTGCGTGGAGTTCAAAGCCATGTTGATCGCCGTGGCTATCCACCTGCTGCTGCTCATGTTCGAAGTCCTGGTCTGCGACAGGGTGGAGAGGGGGACCCACTTCTGGCTGCTGGTCTTCATGCCACTTTTTTTCGTATCCCCAGTGTCCGTGGCCGCCTGCGTCTGGGGCTTCCGACACGATAGGTCCCTAGAGCTGGAGATCTTGTGCTCTGTCAACATCCTGCAGTTCATCTTCATCGCCCTAAGGCTGGACAGGATTATCCACTGGCCGTGGCTGGTGGTGTTCGTGCCCCTGTGGATTCTCATGTCGTTCCTCTGCCTAGTCGTCCTCTATTACATCGTCTGGTCCCTCCTGTTCCTTCGATCCTTGGATGTCGTTGCGGAACAGCGAAGGACACATGTGACCATGGCCATCAGCTGGATAACGATTGTCGTGCCCCTGCTCACTTTTGAGGTTCTGCTCGTTCACAGATTGGACGGCCACAATACATTCTCTTACATCTCCATATTTGTCCCCCTTTGGCTTTCATTAATAACTTTAATGGCCACGACGTTTAGGCGGAAGGGAGGCAACCATTGGTGGTTTGGGATTCGCAGAGATTTCTGTCAGTTTCTGCTTgaaattttcccatttctaaGAGAATATGGGAACATTTCCTATGATCTACATCATGAAGATAGTGAAGAAGCTGAAGAAACATCAGTCCCAGATGCTCCTAAAATTGCTCCGATGTTTGGAAAGAAGGCCAGGGTAGTTATAACCCAGAGTCCTGGAAAGTAtattcccccacctcccaagtTAAATATTGACATGCCAGATTAA